The following are encoded together in the Daucus carota subsp. sativus chromosome 5, DH1 v3.0, whole genome shotgun sequence genome:
- the LOC108219811 gene encoding large ribosomal subunit protein uL4c, producing MAVSITTTPLSSSTLSYFSSSSLFLSHKFTHSCSLSKKPTNPLSISHSIHSQLATLPILSFDGEKVGETTLSLKSAPPETARAVVHRGITTDLTNRRRGTASTLTRAEVRGGGKKPYPQKKTGRARQGSRRTPLRPGGGVVFGPKPKDWSIKINKKEKRLAISTALASALSNGIVIEEFGDRFEKPKTKEFIGLLNRLGIDPCEKSLFLMTDVPDNVRLSGRNIGTLKMLTPRTLNLFDILNSDKLVFTKDAVEYLNEAYGYDLDGDSEIDEDEDEDEDEGEDEATDGEVNTDETD from the exons ATGGCAGTGTCTATAACAACCACCCCATTATCATCTTCAACTCTTTCATActtctcttcttcatcactctTTCTCTCTCACAAGTTCACACACTCTTGCTCTCTCTCTAAAAAACCCACTAACCCCCTCTCAATTTCTCACTCTATCCACTCCCAGCTCGCCACGCTCCCCATCCTCTCTTTCGACGGCGAAAAAGTCGGTGAGACCACCCTCTCCCTCAAATCCGCCCCACCGGAGACCGCACGCGCCGTCGTTCACCGTGGAATCACCACCGACCTGACCAACAGGCGACGCGGGACGGCGTCTACGCTCACACGCGCTGAGGTGCGCGGAGGAGGGAAGAAACCTTACCCTCAGAAGAAGACGGGCCGGGCTAGACAGGGGTCGAGACGAACCCCTCTCCGGCCCGGCGGAGGAGTGGTGTTTGGGCCAAAGCCTAAAGATTGGTCCATCAAGATTAATAAGAAAGAGAAGAGATTAGCAATTTCAACTGCATTGGCAAGTGCATTGAGTAATGGGATTGTGATTGAGGAGTTTGGGGATAGGTTTGAGAAACCGAAGACAAAGGAGTTTATCGGGTTGTTGAACAGGTTGGGGATTGATCCGTGTGAGAAATCGTTGTTCTTGATGACTGATGTCCCGGACAATGTGAGGCTTTCGGGTAGAAATATTGGGACTTTGAAGATGTTGACACCCAGGACTTtgaatttatttgatattttgaattcGGATAAGTTGGTTTTCACGAAGGATGCAGTGGAGTATTTGAATGAGGCTTATGGGTATGATTTGGATGGGGACAGTGAGATTGATGAGGATGAGGATGAGGATGAGGACGAGGGTGAGGATGAAG CAACCGATGGAGAGGTGAACACTGATGAGACAGATTAG
- the LOC108221759 gene encoding uncharacterized protein LOC108221759 has product MAIDTKTIQVYSWKILRFSMRICYEFVSAHPIFSSVSLFFILLFMFSPSFLAFIIYSLLILISAYGLYRVFYSGGDASSDIVKSYKKNDGDPSNMGKNGSISDEVKSKNGEKYMQKSRVREKDMVISAGSYDDKVDKSANVEDEDADKDVKDVKEVKVDSGADAAECSPSKADVGCDEGSKVYSCRKGSSEASTDSQEERLEDEQKNVVEPEDADTERNKRLENMIARRKARDIFRFQVRHTLMRRGKNDPVEHLASILVPRNKLLVPSHVNEQVSPGSAPSVLLPMHNPFDIPYETHEERPNLTDESFRREFLTEQKDLGLCRSASFSWGAVFSLDAIGDEDGVVRNDTSFKPRAPQKLKISVPMESHLELEKESCREKEATSSGCSAEEHATREGQAAQQGPDSADIHHTEDKGETQPDETVRENIGVLDSVDRHHKDDKGDKKKDKTVAGNIGVGSSSSSSSEEGLPISKPNKEAILRSLLSFQRNAAPSKDDDEMQVNGFTHDTDQTTSHHIKSDDSFLYATRVLNNHPRSSSLASDMLVEVSEVSSPRSISSVDEEYSENEEVKEGSSHLSQVGTSDESNSREGPEISDQQHISREVSRINQEAASDVLAEKVFEENSINSTDSLSSLRTEMPDSAQTQSLNSNIEGLLDSDSSEKNLGDITMSNVSDSKTPTNDNLEESDTANKMDNDIPESSDGSNSNSVNHQDLSKSSLQNQQQENKEKFKDENGESESQPSQNSLSDNSTPVQSNHSLRSPENRRDEDVVAEPVAEPELSASSPENEASGVVSETETQQVPNISSSGSSPKSVLQPKFSCDNVSSLDLNQGTSTEHQQPHNEIVDDDSVLPVLNVNHSAFQNVSPRQDDSTSQTSHAIDRLQSPRFSDALYCVPFRSTPEECQNHDASITTSTSKVDQDIHDPYPHQSNFNQEADTSNHIDNSVVNDNQERTNRESVETIEGANHNESSMQTENAAVFIEPSSSKSIQDTEEGNKEIEKQEGASGTTKSTEGNSESGDSYS; this is encoded by the exons ATGGCTATTGATACAAAGACTATACAAGTTTATTCATGGAAAATTCTTAGATTTTCTATGCGAATTTGTTATGAATTTGTATCAGCACATCCAATTTTTTCTTCTGTTTCTTTGTTCTTCATCCTTCTGTTCATGTTTTCTCCTTCATTTTtggcttttataatatattcctTGCTTATTTTGATCTCAGCTTATGGTTTATATAGAGTTTTCTATAGTGGTGGTGATGCAAGTTCTGATATTGTCAAAAGCTATAAGAAAAACGATGGAGACCCTTCAAATATGGGCAAAAATGGCAGCATTTCTGATGAAGTCAAAAGTAAAAATGGAGAGAAGTATATGCAGAAGAGTCGTGTCCGGGAGAAAGATATGGTCATTTCTGCTGGATCATACGATGACAAGGTTGATAAAAGCGCGAATGTAGAAGACGAAGATGCTGATAAGGACGTTAAAGACGTTAAAGAGGTGAAAGTAGATTCTGGAGCTGATGCTGCTGAGTGTTCTCCGTCCAAGGCTGATGTTGGTTGTGATGAAGGATCGAAAGTATACTCTTGTCGGAAGGGAAGTTCAGAAGCCTCTACGGATTCGCAAGAAGAAAGACTTGAGGATGAACAGAAGAATGTTGTGGAGCCTGAGGATGCCGATACTGAAAGAAATAAACGATTGGAGAATATGATTGCAAGACGGAAAGCAAGAGACATATTTCGTTTTCAGgtgagacatactctgatgaggCGGGGCAAGAATGACCCTGTCGAGCATCTTGCTTCTATTTTGGTGCCGAGAAACAAGCTCCTTGTTCCCAGCCATGTGAATGAGCAAGTTTCCCCCGGATCAGCCCCTTCAGTTTTGTTACCAATGCACAATCCTTTTGACATTCCTTACGAGACACATGAGGAAAGGCCTAACCTGACAGATGAGAGTTTCCGACGAGAGTTCTTGACAGAACAGAAGGACTTGGGGTTGTGCAGGAGCGCGAGCTTCAGTTGGGGTGCCGTGTTTTCATTAGATGCCATCGGAGATGAAGATGGAGTGGTCAGGAATGATACTTCATTTAAGCCAAGGGCTCCGCAGAAACTTAAAATCTCAGTCCCAATGGAAAGTCATTTAG AGCTTGAAAAAGAATCGTGTCGAGAAAAAGAGGCAACATCCAGTGGATGCAGTGCCGAAGAACATGCCACCCGAGAAGGCCAAGCCGCTCAACAGGGACCTGATTCTGCTGACATTCATCATACGGAAGATAAGGGTGAAACACAACCGGATGAAACAGTAAGGGAGAATATCGGtgttcttgattctgttgaCAGACATCACAAGGATGATAAGGGTGACAAAAAGAAGGATAAAACAGTAGCTGGAAATATTGGTGTTGGATCAAGCTCATCGTCTTCGTCAGAAGAAGGTTTGCCAATCAGCAAGCCAAACAAAGAAGCGATTTTAAGATCCCTTCTTTCTTTCCAGAGAAACGCAGCTCCTTCTAAAGATGATGATGAAATGCAAGTGAATGGTTTTACACATGATACTGATCAAACTACTTCGCATCATATCAAATCAGATGACAGTTTCTTGTATGCTACTCGAGTCTTGAATAATCATCCTCGTAGCAGTTCTTTAGCTTCAGACATGCTAGTGGAGGTCTCAGAAGTCAGTTCACCTCGAAGCATTTCATCTGTAGACGAAGAATATTCAGAAAATGAAGAAGTAAAGGAAGGTTCTTCCCATCTATCTCAAGTTGGTACAAGTGATGAATCAAATTCGAGAGAAGGACCTGAAATCAGTGATCAGCAGCACATTTCTAGAGAAGTATCAAGAATAAACCAGGAAGCAGCATCAGATGTGCTCGCAGAAAAAGTTTTTGAAGAGAATTCTATCAATTCTACTGATTCATTGTCATCGCTAAGGACAGAGATGCCGGACAGCGCTCAAACTCAATCACTGAATTCCAACATAGAG GGCTTGCTGGATTCGGATTCGTCAGAGAAGAACTTAGGGGACATTACCATGTCTAATGTGAGTGATTCCAAGACTCCAACAAACGACAACCTGGAGGAATCAGATACAGCAAATAAGATGGACAATGACATTCCCGAATCATCTGATGGAAGTAACTCCAATTCTGTCAACCATCAGGATCTCTCGAAGTCATCCTTACAAAATCAGCAACAAGAGAATAAAGAGAAGTTCAAAGATGAGAATGGAGAATCAGAGTCCCAACCTTCACAGAATAGTTTGTCAGATAATTCCACGCCTGTTCAAAGCAATCACAGTTTACGATCACCTGAAAACAGAAGAGACGAAGATGTTGTTGCAGAACCCGTTGCAGAACCCGAGCTCTCTGCATCTTCTCCTGAGAATGAAGCTTCTGGTGTGGTGTCAGAAACTGAAACTCAGCAAGTTCCTAACATCTCATCTTCAGGTTCTTCTCCCAAGTCTGTGTTGCAACCAAAGTTTTCATGCGATAATGTCTCGTCGTTGGATCTTAATCAGGGAACATCCACGGAGCATCAACAACCTCATAATGAGATAGTTGATGATGATTCAGTGCTACCAGTACTGAATGTAAATCATTCTGCATTTCAAAATGTATCCCCCCGACAAGACGATTCGACTTCCCAAACATCTCATGCCATAGATAGACTCCAG AGCCCAAGATTTTCCGATGCTCTATATTGTGTCCCTTTCCGATCTACACCTGAAGAATGTCAAAATCATGATGCTTCGATAACAACTTCAACCAGCAAAGTTGATCAGGATATACAT GATCCCTACCCTCATCAGAGCAATTTCAACCAAGAGGCTGATACCAGTAATCATATCGACAACTCAGTTGTTAATGACAATCAGGAGAGAACAAACCGGGAGTCTGTTGAAACTATTGAAGGTGCTAACCATAATGAATCATCAATGCAGACAGAGAATGCTGCAGTTTTTATAGAGCCATCTAGTTCAAAATCTATTCAAGATACGGAAGAAGGTAATAAGGAGATAGAAAAACAGGAAGGTGCATCTGGCACAACTAAATCTACAGAAGGAAATTCAGAATCAGGCGATTCATATTCATAG
- the LOC108222205 gene encoding protein NRT1/ PTR FAMILY 8.2-like isoform X2: MQTNSVSIASGLMASQKEDSSLNTYRLLEGSEEDDLYTEDGTVDYLDNIANRRTTGNWKACSYILGTEFSERLASFGMSSNLVVYLKNRLNEHSVTASKNMANWSGTCYAMPLIGAVVADRYLGRYGTIATFSIIYAMGMSLLTLSASVPGLKPICDEGGVCYSTDAQTAVFFIALYLVAIGSGGIKPCVTPFGADQFDDTDEVEKAQKGSLFNWFYFLISIASLIAHSVLVWIQVNIGWGIGYGIATGAMVIAVIWFFSGTTLYRNQRPGSNPLTRLRRVIVASIKKRNLKVPTDESVLFKNVDAETTTIRSHKLDHTESLSFFDKAAVELESDRIEGSINTWSLCTVTEVEELKALVRLLPLWATGILEYLRLELVRRHDYYELDHVPMSIFWQIPQYFIMGCAEVFTQIGQMEFFYDQAPDSMRSFGAALSLSTTALGCYMSSFLVTVVTKYSTRNGNVGWITDNLNYGHLHYFFGLLAMLGTINLGVFILVSRWYTHKKSVKALD, translated from the exons ATGCAAACCAATAGTGTGAGTATCGCTTCAG GCTTGATGGCATCTCAAAAGGAAGACAGTTCGTTGAATACATACCGGTTGCTAGAAGGCTCCGAGGAAGATGATTTATATACAGAAGATGGGACAGTTGATTATCTTGATAATATTGCTAACAGAAGAACAACTGGAAACTGGAAAGCATGTAGCTATATTCTTG GAACTGAATTCTCTGAAAGATTGGCATCTTTTGGGATGAGCTCCAATTTGGTGGTTTACCTAAAGAATCGCCTCAATGAGCACAGTGTTACTGCCTCAAAAAATATGGCAAATTGGAGCGGAACATGTTATGCAATGCCTCTGATTGGGGCTGTCGTGGCTGATAGGTATCTTGGAAGATATGGGACGATTGCTACCTTCTCTATCATCTATGCCATG GGGATGTCACTGTTAACATTATCAGCCTCAGTCCCTGGCTTGAAACCAATCTGCGACGAAGGAGGTGTTTGCTATTCAACAGATGCTCAAACTGCAGTTTTCTTCATAGCACTTTATCTTGTAGCTATAGGTAGTGGAGGAATTAAGCCTTGTGTCACTCCATTCGGTGCAGATCAATTCGATGACACTGATGAAGTTGAAAAGGCGCAGAAAGGTTCTCTGTTCAattggttttattttttaatcagtATCGCTTCACTAATTGCTCATTCTGTGCTGGTCTGGATACAAGTTAACATTGGCTGGGGCATAGGTTATGGCATCGCAACAGGGGCCATGGTGATAGCAGTTATTTGGTTCTTTTCGGGGACAACATTGTATAGGAATCAGAGACCAGGAAGCAACCCTTTGACGCGCCTTCGTAGGGTTATTGTGGCttcaataaagaaaagaaacctTAAGGTGCCAACTGATGAGTCAGTCTTGTTTAAGAATGTTGATGCTGAGACTACTACTATAAGAAGCCATAAGCTTGATCACACCGAGAGCTTAAG TTTCTTTGACAAGGCGGCCGTAGAGTTGGAATCAGACCGTATAGAGGGCTCAATAAACACATGGAGTCTTTGCACAGTGACAGAAGTTGAGGAGCTTAAAGCTCTAGTACGCTTGCTTCCTCTATGGGCTACAG GGATTTTGGAGTATTTAAGACTTGAATTGGTGAGACGACATGACTACTATGAACTCGATCACGTGCCTATGTCAATCTTCTGGCAGATTCCGCAGTACTTCATAATGGGGTGTGCAGAAGTATTCACACAGATCGGACAAATGGAATTTTTCTATGATCAAGCGCCTGATTCAATGCGAAGCTTTGGTGCTGCACTTTCGCTCTCTACCACAGCTCTTGGTTGCTACATGAGCTCATTTCTGGTCACTGTAGTTACTAAATATAGTACTAGAAATGGAAATGTTGGATGGATAACTGACAACTTGAACTATGGTCATCTACATTATTTTTTCGGCCTTTTGGCCATGTTAGGGACCATTAACTTGGGAGTTTTTATCTTGGTATCAAGATGGTACACTCACAAAAAGTCTGTTAAGGCCCTAGATTGA
- the LOC108222205 gene encoding protein NRT1/ PTR FAMILY 8.2-like isoform X1: MQTNSVSIASGLMASQKEDSSLNTYRLLEGSEEDDLYTEDGTVDYLDNIANRRTTGNWKACSYILGTEFSERLASFGMSSNLVVYLKNRLNEHSVTASKNMANWSGTCYAMPLIGAVVADRYLGRYGTIATFSIIYAMGMSLLTLSASVPGLKPICDEGGVCYSTDAQTAVFFIALYLVAIGSGGIKPCVTPFGADQFDDTDEVEKAQKGSLFNWFYFLISIASLIAHSVLVWIQVNIGWGIGYGIATGAMVIAVIWFFSGTTLYRNQRPGSNPLTRLRRVIVASIKKRNLKVPTDESVLFKNVDAETTTIRSHKLDHTESLSFFDKAAVELESDRIEGSINTWSLCTVTEVEELKALVRLLPLWATGIIFSTMYVQTGIFFVLQGCVMDTRVGNSSFEFPPASVGIFDFISVMFWVPVYEHIIVPVARKFTGQKNGLTPLQRLGTGLFIAIFSMICAGILEYLRLELVRRHDYYELDHVPMSIFWQIPQYFIMGCAEVFTQIGQMEFFYDQAPDSMRSFGAALSLSTTALGCYMSSFLVTVVTKYSTRNGNVGWITDNLNYGHLHYFFGLLAMLGTINLGVFILVSRWYTHKKSVKALD; encoded by the exons ATGCAAACCAATAGTGTGAGTATCGCTTCAG GCTTGATGGCATCTCAAAAGGAAGACAGTTCGTTGAATACATACCGGTTGCTAGAAGGCTCCGAGGAAGATGATTTATATACAGAAGATGGGACAGTTGATTATCTTGATAATATTGCTAACAGAAGAACAACTGGAAACTGGAAAGCATGTAGCTATATTCTTG GAACTGAATTCTCTGAAAGATTGGCATCTTTTGGGATGAGCTCCAATTTGGTGGTTTACCTAAAGAATCGCCTCAATGAGCACAGTGTTACTGCCTCAAAAAATATGGCAAATTGGAGCGGAACATGTTATGCAATGCCTCTGATTGGGGCTGTCGTGGCTGATAGGTATCTTGGAAGATATGGGACGATTGCTACCTTCTCTATCATCTATGCCATG GGGATGTCACTGTTAACATTATCAGCCTCAGTCCCTGGCTTGAAACCAATCTGCGACGAAGGAGGTGTTTGCTATTCAACAGATGCTCAAACTGCAGTTTTCTTCATAGCACTTTATCTTGTAGCTATAGGTAGTGGAGGAATTAAGCCTTGTGTCACTCCATTCGGTGCAGATCAATTCGATGACACTGATGAAGTTGAAAAGGCGCAGAAAGGTTCTCTGTTCAattggttttattttttaatcagtATCGCTTCACTAATTGCTCATTCTGTGCTGGTCTGGATACAAGTTAACATTGGCTGGGGCATAGGTTATGGCATCGCAACAGGGGCCATGGTGATAGCAGTTATTTGGTTCTTTTCGGGGACAACATTGTATAGGAATCAGAGACCAGGAAGCAACCCTTTGACGCGCCTTCGTAGGGTTATTGTGGCttcaataaagaaaagaaacctTAAGGTGCCAACTGATGAGTCAGTCTTGTTTAAGAATGTTGATGCTGAGACTACTACTATAAGAAGCCATAAGCTTGATCACACCGAGAGCTTAAG TTTCTTTGACAAGGCGGCCGTAGAGTTGGAATCAGACCGTATAGAGGGCTCAATAAACACATGGAGTCTTTGCACAGTGACAGAAGTTGAGGAGCTTAAAGCTCTAGTACGCTTGCTTCCTCTATGGGCTACAGGTATAATCTTCAGCACAATGTATGTCCAAACAGGCATTTTTTTTGTACTGCAAGGCTGCGTGATGGATACTCGTGTGGGGAATTCCAGCTTCGAATTCCCACCAGCTTCAGTTGGTATATTTGACTTCATTAGTGTTATGTTCTGGGTGCCAGTCTATGAACATATAATCGTTCCAGTAGCAAGAAAATTCACGGGTCAAAAAAATGGCCTAACACCGCTGCAGCGTCTTGGCACTGGCCTTTTCATAGCAATCTTTTCTATGATATGCGCAGGGATTTTGGAGTATTTAAGACTTGAATTGGTGAGACGACATGACTACTATGAACTCGATCACGTGCCTATGTCAATCTTCTGGCAGATTCCGCAGTACTTCATAATGGGGTGTGCAGAAGTATTCACACAGATCGGACAAATGGAATTTTTCTATGATCAAGCGCCTGATTCAATGCGAAGCTTTGGTGCTGCACTTTCGCTCTCTACCACAGCTCTTGGTTGCTACATGAGCTCATTTCTGGTCACTGTAGTTACTAAATATAGTACTAGAAATGGAAATGTTGGATGGATAACTGACAACTTGAACTATGGTCATCTACATTATTTTTTCGGCCTTTTGGCCATGTTAGGGACCATTAACTTGGGAGTTTTTATCTTGGTATCAAGATGGTACACTCACAAAAAGTCTGTTAAGGCCCTAGATTGA
- the LOC108222657 gene encoding UDP-glucosyltransferase 29: protein MEGEDVKLKIVMIPFLAYGHISPFLELAKQLAKRSFNIYLCSTPINLASISNRVDESDHIQLVELHLPSSPELPPCYHSTKGLPRNLHAFLLEAFDKAAPAFRKILRDIKPDLVIYDFMPYWPAEVALCLNIPAVYFLTSSAAISCLVAHFYKRTGERFPFLELVDGSVCPSEVSEDADKMFQNFMLCFERSCDVVLIKSFRELEGKYIDLLSEVVEKNVMPVGSLVCEPTDSEVQNLKNIMDWLDRKEKSSVVFVCFGSELCFSSEELIEMANALEKTKCNFIWAVRFPQEKNGSALLPEGFVERVGDSGLILEGWAPQTKILGHPSTGAFLSHCGWSSFNESMKFGVPIIGMPIQMDEPVVANLAVAIGAGVQVRRDSEGKFTGDEIADAIRKALAEGSGEVLRRKARELSLFMKENGEEDINNAVEKLVQICRKKIETHQ, encoded by the coding sequence ATGGAGGGTGAAGATGTGAAATTGAAGATAGTTATGATACCATTCTTAGCCTATGGTCACATCTCTCCCTTCTTGGAACTAGCTAAACAACTCGCAAAAAGAAGCTTCAATATTTATCTTTGTTCTACACCTATCAACCTTGCTTCTATCAGCAACAGAGTTGATGAAAGTGATCACATTCAACTAGTGGAGCTTCATCTTCCTTCTTCTCCAGAACTACCTCCTTGTTATCATTCCACAAAAGGCCTACCGCGCAATCTCCACGCGTTCCTTCTTGAAGCTTTCGATAAGGCTGCTCCGGCCTTTAGGAAAATCCTCAGAGATATTAAGCCTGATTTGGTTATTTATGATTTCATGCCTTATTGGCCTGCAGAGGTTGCTTTGTGTCTTAATATTCCGGCtgtttattttttaacaagCTCTGCAGCAATCTCTTGCCTAGTCGCGCATTTCTACAAAAGGACAGGGGAGAGATTTCCCTTCCTAGAGCTTGTTGATGGTTCTGTTTGTCCATCTGAGGTTTCAGAAGATGCAGACAAGATGTTCCAGAACTTTATGTTGTGCTTTGAACGATCCTGCGACGTTGTCCTGATTAAGAGTTTTAGGGAACTTGAAGGGAAATATATTGATCTTCTGTCAGAAGTGGTGGAGAAGAATGTGATGCCTGTTGGTTCACTTGTTTGTGAACCAACTGACAGTGAGGTTCAGAACTTGAAGAATATCATGGATTGGCTCGACAGAAAGGAGAAATCTTCAGTGGTGTTTGTTTGCTTTGGGAGTGAGCTTTGTTTTTCTTCAGAAGAACTGATAGAGATGGCAAATGCACTAGAGAAAACCAAGTGTAATTTCATATGGGCTGTGAGATTTCCTCAGGAGAAGAATGGAAGTGCATTACTACCCGAGGGCTTTGTCGAAAGGGTAGGAGATTCAGGACTGATTTTGGAGGGATGGGCGCCTCAGACAAAGATTTTGGGACATCCAAGCACTGGGGCATTTCTCAGTCATTGTGGATGGAGTTCTTTCAATGAAAGCATGAAATTTGGGGTGCCAATTATTGGCATGCCCATTCAGATGGATGAGCCTGTAGTTGCTAATCTTGCTGTCGCGATTGGGGCTGGTGTGCAGGTAAGGAGAGACAGTGAAGGGAAATTCACAGGAGATGAGATTGCTGATGCTATAAGAAAGGCGTTGGCTGAAGGAAGCGGGGAAGTTCTGAGGAGGAAAGCCAGGGAGTTGAGTTTATTCATGAAGGAGAATGGAGAGGAAGATATCAACAATGCTGTGGAGAAGTTGGTGCAGATTTGCAGGAAGAAGATAGAAACACACCAGTAG